The following is a genomic window from Ptiloglossa arizonensis isolate GNS036 chromosome 11, iyPtiAriz1_principal, whole genome shotgun sequence.
CGCGAACCTTTCGATCTCCTCTCGTTGAAATTTCGGAACCGTTCGTTCTCGCGAACGTAGCGATCGGTCGCAGGGGGTCAACTTTCGAGGAAACGCTCCATCGATGGGAAGACCCGGCGCTCGACGTATCGGTTACTCCCCGCGGAGGAAGGGCGTCGAATCTCCTCGGAGGCAGCCGCCGAGGAGATTCGACGGATCCTACGGATTGTACCTCGAGGAGCGAATTCTCGAGCCGCTGCTGATACCTATAATACATCGTGAATCGTCGGTCCCGGCGTACCGGTATCCGCTTCCTTCTCTTTTCCCGATCGCTCGAACTTCCCAACGGGAGAGGCAACGCGCGGTTCGCGGAGCTACCCTCCCGGTCCGTCCGCTCCGGAGATCCACGACGGATCGTCGtttcctcgattttcgatcgagctTGGAAGAATTTCGCGTTTTCCATCGCGGTTCCGCGGTGAACGGCGAACCGAGCCAACGCCGAGGCTCCCGTAAAGAGGGACCGATACCGGAATAGGAAAATGGCTCTCCTCGATTCACCGGCAAAGAGGATCTCGCGCACcgcgatacgcgatacgcgTTACGCGTTGCGCGACCGGAAGGGTTTACGGTAAAACCTAACCCGCGCCAGACGCCGATTAATTCGTTTTACCCTCGGTAGTCGTAGAACCCGGAGAACGACTCGATTTTCATCCGGGACGTATTCGCCCGAGAACGTACGACCCTCTTGAACCGGGGACACCGAAAATGGAACGGAGGTAGACGGGAATAAGGTAGTCGGTCGAGAAATCGTGACCCAGCGAagagaattcgagaaactcgaggAATCCCCACGGTCGCGCTTCTCCTTCCTCGCGTTGGTAAACGGTCGCTGCGAAACGTCGCGGGAACGACGAGACGAGGAGACCACCCGGACGATTACCAATGTCAATGTTTGCTTCGTACGGGACGATGTACGGTAAACGTTTACACGGCGCGTCCCCTGCGACCGGCCGCGAGCGACGAAATCGGGACTTTCCGAACCGAGGGATCGATTATTTccaaagctcgagaaattcgtcgaCGCGACGATCGAGCAGCGATCGTTTGCCtttgcgttcgcgttcgcgttcgcgttctccCGTTGTAACCGTGACTCGCGGCAcggcgatcgatcgttcctccATCGAGGCACGGTTCCTCGATAACGCGAAAAGGATCGGATCCCGGAACCCCGCGCGTAGCTTTCCGGACTCGAATTCGCGATACCGTTACCGGCTCGAAACACGAGAACCAGccagagaaacgaaaacgggGAAAGCTGCGCCGACGAGTTCGAGAACTCGGCCATCTTTCCTAACGCGAtcatcgacgaaacgttcgagcGATCCGACCCGCTCCGATCGCGAGCTTCCGTCCGAGCTCGCTCGAAACGGAGACCCTTCCCTCCCTGCTTCTCCGAACAAGCGGTAgacgcgtttcgatcgtttcgaggcaCCGGTATCGTCCAACGTCGAGATCGAACTCGAGCACCGTCGAACGAAAGCAAACGTTACCCCTTCGAGGCCGCTATTTTTACGTCGCGCGTACAAACTAACGAAAACTTTCCGTTCGCAGAACCGGTCACGGAGATCGCCGGAGGCCCGGATCTCTTCATCGACAAGGACAGCACGATAAACTTAACGTGTTTGGTGAAATACGCTCCCGAGCCACCTACCTCGATCGTTTGGAGCCACAATAGGGAGGTAAGCGTACCATTTCCCCGGATCGAAGCGACCGAGTTCGAAAACGAGGAAGAACGTAGGTTCTTCCTCGATCTCGAGTTACGTTGAAAAGGCACCCGCGAATATCGGCGAAAACGAAACATCGAGCGATCGAGGAACGAGAATCCTCTTGGACGCTGTACTCGTTGCGTCGGGAACGGGACGTTGGTCCGTGTAAACGCGTTTACGACCTCCGGGCATTTTTAACGCTTCCACGGACAACGTTCCTTACGGgcgagaatttttcatttcatttggaCGTTGAACCGCGTCAAAACAACCCCGACAGGGTACCCGTTACCTTTGCCGCTTCGAGCGTCGTATTTTTCGCCCCGTTCACCGCGGCGCCCGAATCTACCGGCTCTTCGGTCTTTCGAGCGATTCGAACCCTCCGCGACGCGATtcgtttttttcatttccgtgcgtCGAACGCACCAGGAAAGTTGCGCGCTGCGCAACCTACTGCGCCGAACCACCGTTTCGCGGACGCTAATTGGCGATCCTTTCGGTTCTTCCGTAATCCGGTTGAAGCGGTTATCCCTGCTCGGCCGGTAAGAAGGGTTCTTGGCTGGATCGCCGCGAGTTCTCCTCTCTAATTTCGGCGGTAGGAAGGAACCGTGGTCCGATCCGATACCGGGGTACCGTACCGGGGTGGATATTAACGCGTCTGGCATCGATCGGCCGTGCGGTGTGTCCGTTTCGGTAAAAACGCCAACGAAATGTAGCTTTCGAGGGAGTTCCGGAGCTTCCCTCGAACGGGCCGTAGTCTGAAAACGTGTTTTAGAGGGATTTGTCCCGCGATGCATTTCGCCACTTAGAAGAGACACTTCCCGTCACCACTTGTCCTCTccacctccgcctccgcctccgcctccgcctccgcctccgccttcgCCTCCGCCTCCACCTTCGTTTCCGtttccgtctccgtctccgcctccgccttcgcctccgcctccgcctccgcctccgcctccgtccCCATCTCCGCCGCAAAGTACCTTTATTCGTAGCTAGTCACGTCAGAGCCGGGTAATGCGAGCCACTCTCTGTCTTTGTTCCGCAGGCGATCAACTTCGACTCGCCGAGGGGCGGCATCAACCTGGTGACGGAGAAGGGGCAGGTGACATCCAGCCGTTTGCTGATTCAAAAAGCGATCGAGAAAGACTCCGGGTTTTACACGTGCTCGCCGAGCAACACTCATTCGAACAGCGTGCGGGTTCACATCGTTAACGGTAAAGGAAAACACAGGACTGCCGCTCGCGAACCTACTATATTTCGCCGCGACACCGTTTCCCCGGGAAACCGCTTCTCGTTCCGCGTTCGCGAGCGCGGTCAATTGCTCCGGTTCTTGGTTCGCGCACCCGAAACGAACCACCCTCGAATCTCGCGATCGACCACGCGCCCTTGCCGCCCTTTCGAGCCGGTAATCTTGTTCGACGTTCGCGACGCGATCCAGCCTCCGTTCGATTCGTCGGTATCGGAGGGTAAACTCGCCGGCGCATCGTATCGACGAGTTTAACCTTTTTCGGACACGGCCGAGTGTACGGTGTTCTCGAATCGACGTAAGGCGCGGATGTAATCGCGATCGGTTCCGTCGTTGCTCGATCCTCTACGTACAGAGACCGCGGAAACGAGTTTCGCGAGTCGCATAATCGAAATGAAATCTTTGGTCGCGCACAAGTTGGCCCGTTTCGCGCGACAACGCGAACGAACCGAGAAACTTCGCGGGAAGAGTTCGTCCCGAGCGAACGCGGCGTTGCGAGCAGTTTCGGGAGTTTCCGAAATTTCATTTACGTACCACGCCGGCATATCGGAAGACGCTGTTCCCTCGTAATTTTATGTAATTACGCGAACCAAGTGGAAACGTTGACGCGTTCGCCCGGCATCGATCGAACGCAAGGAATCGtcgttctcgggaacggaagAGAACCCAATTTTCCGATACCTTCGAACGCGAACAATCGAACGGAGCAACGACTTTGCTTTCGCTCCGCCGGTTGGACGAGtacaattttcttctcgatgTTCTCGAATATTCGTCCGATCGAATGAATTCAACGGTCCGAAGAAACGTccgattcgatgaaaaatctCCTTTCCTGTCGTCGTAAATTTACGTTTGTT
Proteins encoded in this region:
- the LOC143152787 gene encoding zwei Ig domain protein zig-8-like isoform X2, which codes for MYRKRWTVKPPPRYAGNGSGWCTPAKMICIFFFSILLHEEAVHGSRPLEVDTFHGPQTSKKGPYFDATVPTNVTGLVGKPIELVCGVKNLGNRTVSWVRHRDIHLLTVGRYTYTSDQRFVAMHTPHMEEWTLRIRYPQKKDTGIYECQISTTPPIGHPVYLTVLEPVTEIAGGPDLFIDKDSTINLTCLVKYAPEPPTSIVWSHNREAINFDSPRGGINLVTEKGQVTSSRLLIQKAIEKDSGFYTCSPSNTHSNSVRVHIVNGKGKHRTAAREPTIFRRDTVSPGNRFSFRVRERGQLLRFLVRAPETNHPRISRSTTRPCRPFEPVILFDVRDAIQPPFDSSVSEGKLAGASYRRV